One Odocoileus virginianus isolate 20LAN1187 ecotype Illinois chromosome 6, Ovbor_1.2, whole genome shotgun sequence DNA segment encodes these proteins:
- the LOC139035532 gene encoding olfactory receptor 4F15-like: MGGANHSMVSEFVFLGLSNSWEIQFLLAFFFSVFYMASLMGNLLVVFSVSADTSLHSPMYFLLANLSFLDMGFCSTTAPKMIYDLFRKCKAISFGGCLTQIFFIHAIGGTEMVLLIAMAFDRYVAICKPLHYLTIMNPRMCALTLATAWVLGLIHSVAQLAFVIDLPFCGPNVLDSFYCDLPRLIKLACTETYRLEFMVTANSGLISVGFFFILIISYIFILVTVWKYSSGSVSKALSTLSAHVTVVVLFFGPLIFFYTWPFPSSHLDKFLAISDVVLTPFLNPVIYTFRNKEMKAAMKKLCHQLVSYRKIIKNLNTAKPKYYIFFSTISF; encoded by the exons ATGGGTGGAGCCAACCACTCCATGGTGTCTGAATTTGTGTTCCTGGGACTCTCCAATTCCTGGGAGATCCAGtttcttcttgccttttttttctctgtgttctacATGGCAAGCCTGATGGGAAACCTCCTTGTTGTGTTCTCTGTGAGTGCTGACACTAGCTTGCACTCCCCCATGTACTTCCTGCTGGCCAACCTTTCCTTTCTTGACATGGGATTTTGCTCTACTACTGCTCCCAAAATGATTTATGACCTTTTCAGAAAATGCAAAGCCATCTCCTTTGGGGGTTGTCTAACTCAGATCTTCTTTATTCATGCCATTGGGGGCACAGAAATGGTGCTGCTCATTGCCATGGCCTTTGACAGGTATGTGGCCATATGCAAGCCTCTCCACTACTTGACCATCATGAACCCACGAATGTGCGCTTTGACTTTGGCTACTGCCTGGGTCCTTGGCCTCATCCACTCAGTGGCCCAACTGGCTTTTGTCATAGACTTGCCCTTCTGTGGTCCTAATGTACTGGACAGCTTTTATTGTGACCTCCCACGACTCATTAAACTTGCTTGCACAGAGACCTATAGACTAGAGTTCATGGTCACCGCCAACAGTGGACTCATCTCTGTGGGTTTCTTCTTCATATTGATTATTTCCTACATTTTCATTCTGGTCACTGTTTGGAAATACTCCTCAGGTAGTGTATCCAAGGCGCTCTCCACCTTGTCAGCTCACGTCACTGTGGTGGTCTTATTCTTTGGgccattaattttcttttacacCTGGCCCTTCCCTTCATCACACTTGGACAAATTTCTTGCTATCTCTGATGTTGTTCTCActccttttctgaatccagtcaTCTATACATTCAGGAACAAAGAGATgaaggcagcaatgaagaaactGTGCCATCAGCTTGTGAGTTACAGGAAGAT AATCAAGAACTTGAATACTGCCAAACCTAAATACTACATCTTCTTCTCTaccatatctttttaa
- the LOC110130078 gene encoding olfactory receptor 4F3/4F16/4F29-like, whose translation MDGANHSMVSEFVFLGLTNFWESQLLFVFSSIFCVASMLGNSLIILTVMMNPHLHSPMYFLLANLSFIDLGVSSVISPKMIYDLFKKRKVISFSGCITQIFFIHVIAGVEMVLLIAMAFDRYVAICKPLHYFTIMSRKMCILLLVAAWIIGLIHSVVQLVFVIKLPFCGPNVLDSFYCDFPWFIKLACTDTYRLEFMVTANSGFISLGSFFILIVSYIFILITVQKHSSGSSSKALSTLSTHVMVVTLFFGPCIFVYIWPHPTSHLDKFLAVFDAVLTPFLNSVIYTLRNKEMKLAMRKVCSQFIIYRRIS comes from the coding sequence ATGGATGGAGCGAATCACTCTATGGTGTCAGAGTTCGTGTTCCTGGGACTCACCAATTTCTGGGAGAGCCAACTCCTCTTTGTGTTCTCCTCCATTTTTTGTGTGGCAAGCATGTTGGGAAACTCCCTCATCATTCTCACTGTGATGATGAACCCTCACTTACACTCCCCCATGTACTTTCTGTTGGCCAACCTCTCCTTCATTGACCTGGGAGTTTCTTCTGTCATTTCTCCCAAGATGATTTATGACCTTTTCAAAAAACGTAAAGTCATCTCCTTTAGTGGCTGCATCACTCAGATCTTCTTCATCCACGTCATTGCTGGGGTGGAGATGGTACTGCTCATCGCCATGGCCTTTGACAGATATGTTGCCATATGTAAGCCTCTCCACTATTTCACCATTATGAGTcgaaaaatgtgtattttgctcCTGGTTGCTGCATGGATAATTGGCTTGATTCACTCTGTGGTTCAACTAGTTTTTGTTATAAAACTGCCGTTCTGTGGCCCTAATGTATTAGACAGCTTTTACTGTGACTTTCCTTGGTTCATCAAACTTGCCTGCACAGATACCTACAGACTGGAGTTCATGGTCACAGCCAACAGTGGATTCATATCCCTGGGATCATTCTTCATATTGATCGTCTCCTACATTTTTATCCTCATCACTGTTCAGAAACACTCTTCAGGTAGCTCATCTAAGGCCCTCTCCACTTTGTCAACTCATGTTATGGTGGTGACCTTGTTCTTTGGTCCTTGCATCTTTGTTTACATCTGGCCTCATCCCACATCACACCTAGACAAATTTCTTGCTGTTTTTGATGCAGTTCTCACCCCTTTTTTAAATTCAGTCATCTATACATTgaggaacaaagaaatgaaactggCAATGAGGAAAGTGTGCAGTCAATTTATTATTTACAGAAGGATTTCTTAA
- the LOC110124105 gene encoding olfactory receptor 4F3/4F16/4F29-like translates to MSGGNHSVVSEFVLLGLSSSWEIQLLLFCFSCLFYMSSMTGNLLIVVTVTSDPYLHSPMYFLLANLSITDLIFCSIAAPKMICDLFRKQKVISFWGCIAQIFFSHAVGGTEMVLLIAMAFDRYVAICKPLHYLIIMSPRMCIFILVVAWTTGLTHSLTQLAFVVNLPFCGPNVLDSFYCDLPQLIKLACTDTYKLEFMVTANSGFISLGAFFLLILSYVFILVTLQKHSSGASSKALSTLSAHIIVVILFFGPLIFFYLSPSPSTHLDKFLAIFDAVLTPFLNPVIYTLRNREMKMAMRRVFCQFMTFRQKNH, encoded by the coding sequence ATGAGTGGAGGCAACCACTCTGTGGTGTCTGAGTTTGTGTTGCTGGGACTCTCCAGTTCCTGGGAGATCCAGcttcttcttttttgcttttcatgtctTTTCTACATGTCAAGTATGACGGGAAACCTCCTTATAGTGGTTACTGTGACGTCTGACCCTTATTTACACTCCCCAATGTATTTTCTGTTAGCAAATCTCTCCATCACTGACCTGATATTTTGCTCTATTGCAGCACCCAAGATGATCTGTGATCTTTTCAGGAAGCAAAAAGTCATCTCCTTTTGGGGCTGTATAGCTCAGATCTTCTTTAGCCATGCTGTGGGAGGGACAGAAATGGTGCTTCTCATCGCCATGGCCTTTGACAGGTATGTGGCCATATGTAAGCCTCTCCACTACCTGATCATCATGAGCCCACgaatgtgcatttttattttagtggTTGCCTGGACTACTGGTCTTACTCACTCATTGACTCAACTGGCTTTTGTGGTAAACTTGCCCTTCTGTGGCCCTAATGTCTTGGACAGCTTTTACTGTGACCTTCCTCAGCTCATCAAACTTGCTTGTACAGATACCTATAAACTGGAGTTCATGGTCACTGCTAATAGTGGATTCATTTCCTTGGGTGCTTTCTTCTTGCTCATCCTGTCTTATGTATTCATCTTGGTCACTCTTCAGAAACACTCCTCAGGGGCTTCATCCAAGGCTCTTTCCACTCTGTCAGCTCATATTATTGTGGTAATTCTGTTCTTTGgtccactgatttttttctatctGTCGCCCTCTCCTTCAACACATCTGGATAAATTTCTAGCCATATTTGATGCAGTTTTAACTCCTTTTCTCAATCCAGTCATCTATACACTCAGGAACAGAGAGATGAAGATGGCAATGAGGAGAGTGTTCTGTCAGTTTATGACTTTTAGGCAAAAAAATCACTAG